In Enterobacter cloacae, the following are encoded in one genomic region:
- a CDS encoding multidrug ABC transporter ATP-binding protein: MAIALELEQLKKTYPGGVQALRGIDLKVEAGDFYALLGPNGAGKSTTIGIISSLVNKSSGRVSVFGYDLEKDVVNAKRQLGLVPQEFNFNPFETVQQIVVNQAGYYGVERKEAIARSEKYLKQLDLWEKRNERARMLSGGMKRRLMIARALMHEPKLLILDEPTAGVDIELRRSMWGFLKDLNDKGTTIILTTHYLEEAEMLCRNIGIIQRGELVENTSMKDLLSKLKSETFILDLAPKSPLPELEGYQYRLVDTSTLEVEVLREQGINSVFSQLSAQGIQVLSMRNKANRLEELFVSLVQDKQGDKA; this comes from the coding sequence ATGGCGATTGCACTGGAGCTTGAGCAGCTTAAGAAAACCTATCCGGGCGGCGTTCAGGCCTTACGCGGGATAGATCTCAAAGTAGAAGCGGGTGATTTCTATGCGCTTCTGGGGCCGAATGGGGCGGGAAAATCTACCACCATCGGGATTATCAGTTCGCTGGTTAACAAGAGCTCTGGCCGGGTGAGCGTGTTTGGTTACGACCTGGAAAAAGATGTGGTCAACGCCAAGCGCCAGCTGGGGCTGGTACCGCAGGAGTTCAACTTCAACCCGTTCGAGACGGTACAGCAGATTGTTGTCAACCAGGCGGGGTACTATGGTGTAGAGCGTAAAGAGGCGATTGCCCGTAGCGAAAAGTACCTTAAACAGCTGGATCTGTGGGAAAAACGTAACGAACGTGCGCGGATGTTATCCGGTGGCATGAAGCGCCGCCTGATGATTGCCCGCGCCCTGATGCATGAGCCAAAACTGTTAATCCTGGATGAACCGACCGCAGGCGTGGATATCGAACTGCGTCGTTCAATGTGGGGGTTCCTGAAGGATCTCAATGACAAAGGCACGACCATCATTCTGACCACTCACTACCTTGAAGAGGCGGAAATGCTGTGCCGCAACATCGGCATCATTCAGCGCGGTGAGCTGGTGGAAAACACCTCGATGAAAGATCTGCTTTCCAAGCTGAAATCAGAAACCTTTATTCTGGATTTGGCACCGAAAAGCCCGCTGCCGGAGCTGGAAGGGTACCAGTATCGTCTGGTGGATACCTCCACGCTGGAAGTGGAAGTGCTGAGAGAGCAGGGCATCAACAGCGTCTTTTCCCAGTTGAGTGCCCAGGGCATTCAGGTATTAAGTATGCGTAACAAAGCGAACCGACTGGAAGAGCTGTTTGTCTCTCTGGTGCAGGATAAACAAGGAGACAAGGCATGA
- a CDS encoding carbonic anhydrase — protein MNDIDTLISNNALWSKMLVEEDPGFFGKLAQAQNPRFLWIGCSDSRVPAERLTGLEPGELFVHRNVANLVIHTDLNCLSVVQYAVDVLEVEHIIICGHYGCGGVQAAVENLELGLIDNWLLHIRDIWFKHSSLLGEMPQEHRLDALCELNVMEQVYNLGHSTIMQSAWKRGQKVSVHGWAYGIHDGLLRNLEVTATNRETLEQRYRSGIANLKLKHVNHK, from the coding sequence ATGAATGACATAGATACACTCATCAGCAACAATGCACTATGGTCAAAAATGCTGGTGGAAGAAGACCCCGGATTTTTCGGGAAGCTGGCACAAGCGCAAAACCCGCGCTTTCTATGGATTGGATGTTCCGACAGCCGCGTTCCGGCAGAGCGCCTGACCGGCCTCGAACCGGGTGAACTGTTTGTTCACCGCAACGTCGCCAACCTGGTGATTCATACCGATCTTAACTGCCTTTCTGTTGTTCAGTATGCCGTTGACGTTCTGGAAGTCGAGCACATCATCATTTGCGGCCACTACGGCTGCGGCGGCGTGCAGGCGGCGGTTGAAAACCTGGAGCTGGGGTTAATTGATAACTGGCTACTGCACATCCGCGATATCTGGTTCAAACATAGCTCACTGCTGGGCGAAATGCCGCAGGAACATCGTCTCGACGCGCTGTGTGAACTGAACGTCATGGAGCAGGTTTATAACCTGGGGCACTCCACCATTATGCAATCGGCCTGGAAACGCGGACAGAAAGTGTCCGTCCACGGCTGGGCGTACGGCATTCATGATGGTTTGCTGCGTAACCTGGAAGTGACCGCCACTAACCGTGAAACGCTGGAGCAGCGCTACCGTTCGGGTATTGCAAACCTCAAACTCAAGCACGTAAACCATAAATAA
- a CDS encoding PTS sugar transporter subunit IIA: MLGWVITCHDEQAQDMLLKLEARFGPLVQCRAVNYWRGLSTNMLGRMMCDALHETDTGDGVIFLTDKSGAAPYRSAALMSHKHDCCEVISGISLPLLELMYPQRESLNSKEFRHAIVAQGAPDVSSLWHQQQKNPPFILLHDLYKN; encoded by the coding sequence ATGCTGGGATGGGTCATCACCTGCCACGATGAACAGGCGCAGGATATGTTGCTAAAGCTTGAAGCCAGGTTTGGCCCGCTGGTGCAGTGTCGCGCGGTTAATTACTGGCGAGGGTTGAGCACCAATATGCTTGGCCGAATGATGTGTGATGCCCTGCATGAAACCGACACCGGCGATGGGGTTATCTTTCTCACCGATAAATCTGGTGCTGCGCCGTATCGTTCCGCCGCCTTAATGAGCCATAAGCATGACTGCTGTGAAGTGATTTCCGGAATTAGCCTGCCATTGCTGGAGTTAATGTATCCACAGCGTGAATCATTAAACAGCAAGGAGTTTCGTCATGCGATCGTGGCGCAAGGTGCCCCCGATGTCAGTAGTTTATGGCATCAGCAGCAGAAAAACCCACCTTTCATCCTGCTTCACGATCTGTATAAGAATTAA
- a CDS encoding hypoxanthine phosphoribosyltransferase, with translation MVSNMKHTVEVMIPEAEIKARIAELGRQITEHYKDSGSEMVLVGLLRGSFMFMADLCREVQVSHEVDFMTASSYGSGMSTTRDVKILKDLDEDIRGKDVLIVEDIIDSGNTLSKVREILSLREPKSLAICTLLDKPSRREVQVPVEYVGFAIPDEFVVGYGIDYAQRYRHLPYVGKVVLLDE, from the coding sequence ATGGTTAGTAATATGAAACATACTGTTGAAGTGATGATCCCGGAAGCCGAGATCAAAGCGCGTATCGCCGAACTGGGTCGTCAAATCACCGAACATTACAAGGACAGCGGCAGCGAAATGGTGCTGGTGGGTCTTCTGCGTGGCTCTTTCATGTTTATGGCAGACCTGTGCCGTGAAGTGCAGGTGTCACATGAGGTCGATTTTATGACCGCCTCCAGCTACGGCAGCGGCATGTCCACAACCCGTGATGTGAAAATCCTGAAAGATCTGGATGAAGATATTCGTGGCAAAGATGTGTTGATCGTTGAGGACATCATCGACTCTGGCAACACGCTCTCTAAAGTGCGCGAGATCCTGAGCCTGCGTGAACCGAAATCCCTGGCCATTTGTACCCTGCTGGATAAACCAAGCCGTCGTGAAGTGCAGGTACCTGTGGAATATGTCGGTTTCGCCATTCCTGACGAGTTCGTTGTGGGTTATGGCATTGACTACGCGCAGCGTTATCGCCATCTGCCGTATGTCGGGAAAGTGGTGCTGCTGGACGAGTAA
- a CDS encoding transport permease protein, translating into MTHLYWVALKSIWAKEITRFMRIWVQTLVPPVITMTLYFIIFGNLIGSRIGEMHGFTYMQFIVPGLIMMAVITNAYANVASSFFSAKFQRNIEELLVAPVPTHVIIAGYVGGGVARALCVGILVTAISLFFVPFQVHSWLFVALTLLMTAILFSLAGLLNAVFAKTFDDISLIPTFVLTPLTYLGGVFYSLTLLPPFWQALSHLNLIVYMISGFRFGFLGITDVPLFTTVAVLAVFIIAFYLLCWYLIQRGRGLRS; encoded by the coding sequence ATGACGCATCTTTACTGGGTCGCGCTGAAAAGCATCTGGGCGAAAGAGATCACCCGTTTTATGCGTATCTGGGTACAAACCCTGGTACCGCCGGTTATTACCATGACGCTCTACTTCATCATCTTCGGTAACCTGATTGGTTCCCGCATTGGTGAGATGCACGGTTTCACCTATATGCAGTTTATCGTGCCGGGTTTGATCATGATGGCGGTGATCACTAACGCCTACGCTAACGTGGCGTCATCGTTCTTTAGCGCCAAGTTCCAGCGCAACATTGAAGAGCTGTTGGTGGCACCCGTGCCAACGCACGTCATCATCGCCGGGTACGTGGGCGGTGGCGTGGCGCGTGCTCTGTGCGTAGGGATCCTGGTAACGGCGATTTCGTTGTTCTTTGTACCGTTCCAGGTACACTCGTGGCTGTTTGTGGCGCTGACGCTGCTGATGACGGCGATCCTGTTCTCGCTGGCCGGTTTGCTGAATGCGGTGTTTGCGAAAACGTTTGACGATATCAGCCTGATCCCGACCTTCGTGCTGACGCCGCTGACGTATCTCGGTGGAGTGTTCTACTCCCTGACGCTGCTGCCGCCGTTCTGGCAGGCGCTGTCCCACCTGAACCTGATTGTCTACATGATCAGCGGCTTCCGCTTTGGTTTCCTCGGCATTACTGACGTGCCACTGTTCACCACCGTGGCGGTACTGGCGGTGTTTATCATCGCTTTCTACCTACTGTGCTGGTATCTGATCCAGCGTGGCCGCGGGCTGCGCAGCTAA